A region of Vitis riparia cultivar Riparia Gloire de Montpellier isolate 1030 chromosome 12, EGFV_Vit.rip_1.0, whole genome shotgun sequence DNA encodes the following proteins:
- the LOC117927262 gene encoding ribosomal L1 domain-containing protein 1-like, which produces MASPPAVAAETIEKAASLFSSMASPPAVAAETIEKATTALLKWQASKSNGQKPQLLNQDEDRFIYLILTLKKIPPKGRTNPHKIPLPHPLHTPPNSELCLIVDDRPNSHLTSQAAKTKVKSENIPVSKVLSLSKLKSNFRPFEAKRKLCDSYDFFLADKRIVPLLPKLLGKHFFKKRKIPVAVDLGHKNWKEQIDRACGSALLYLRTGTCSVVRVGKLSMEKEQIVENVVAAIDGVVELVPKKLAGVRSLHLKLLESLALPVYQAVPDMRLKIEGVLAKESEEVKEEEESGRVEKGEKKKVGKKGRIHEVRYMDGDVGGLLEEGELDGDGDEDDDEGDKSADDELGGGEIVGKKRKKEKTKKEQALSDLNGEKPLKKSKKVKKEDEEKQKKKKDRLNVKSGEKSGGNKKKDRLNK; this is translated from the coding sequence aTGGCTTCTCCGCCAGCAGTAGCAGCAGAGACGATCGAGAAAGCcgcctctctcttctcttcaaTGGCTTCTCCCCCAGCAGTAGCAGCAGAGACGATCGAGAAAGCCACAACAGCGCTTCTCAAGTGGCAAGCTTCGAAATCAAATGGCCAAAAGCCCCAACTCCTGAATCAAGACGAAGATCGATTCATCTACCTCATCCTCACCCTCAAGAAAATACCACCAAAAGGCCGTACAAACCCCCACAAAATCCCACTTCCGCATCCTCTTCACACCCCCCCAAATTCCGAGCTGTGCCTCATCGTCGACGACAGACCAAACTCCCATCTCACCTCCCAAGCAGCAAAAACCAAGGTGAAATCTGAAAACATACCTGTTTCGAAGGTTCTGAGTCTCTCCAAGCTTAAGTCCAACTTCAGGCCTTTTGAGGCCAAGCGGAAGCTCTGTGATTCCTATGATTTCTTTTTGGCGGATAAGCGGATTGTGCCTTTGCTCCCCAAGCTGTTGGGGAAGCATTTTTTCAAGAAGAGGAAGATTCCGGTGGCGGTGGATTTGGGTCACAAGAACTGGAAGGAGCAGATTGACAGGGCTTGCGGGTCGGCTTTGTTATATTTGAGGACCGGGACTTGTAGTGTAGTGAGGGTGGGGAAGCTTTCTATGGAGAAGGAGCAAATTGTGGAGAATGTGGTTGCCGCCATTGATGGGGTTGTTGAGTTGGTGCCAAAGAAGTTGGCTGGGGTTCGGTCGCTGCATTTGAAGTTGTTGGAGTCTCTGGCTTTGCCTGTTTATCAGGCGGTGCCAGATatgagattgaaaattgaagGAGTTTTGGCGAAGGAGAGCGAGGAGGTGAAGGAGGAAGAGGAGAGTGGGAGAGTtgagaaaggagaaaagaagaaggTGGGAAAGAAAGGGAGGATTCATGAGGTTCGCTACATGGATGGTGATGTTGGTGGACTGTTGGAAGAGGGTGAGTTGGACGGTGATGGGGACGAAGATGATGATGAGGGTGACAAGAGTGCAGATGATGAGTTGGGTGGTGGTGAAATTGTCGgtaagaagagaaagaaagaaaaaaccaagaaagaacAGGCCCTTAGCGATTTAAATGGTGAGAAACCATTGAAGAAATCAAAAAAGGTGAAGAAGGAAGATGaggagaaacaaaagaaaaagaaagataggTTGAATGTGAAATCTGGAGAAAAATCTGGCGGAAATAAGAAGAAGGATAGACTTAATAAATAA